One part of the Salinivirga cyanobacteriivorans genome encodes these proteins:
- a CDS encoding DUF2279 domain-containing protein — MLTCSINRYRFVLLIPVIIIFTGFGLLAQNDRDSVNAQPRIKTWQLLAAEGAIYTGSMLVLSQAWYKDYPRSSFHWFNDNREWLQMDKIGHAYAGYQIAYQNAYLLRKTGLSRKKALLLSSGMAFAAMSSIELFDGYSSEWGASSGDIIANSAGVVLFGVQELLWESQIIRMKYGYRASPYASKKPEILGENMALRLIKDYNAQSYWLSFSINKVTGLEKIPPWVAFAAGYSAGGMVGGKENTEPFQNITRYRQFLLSPDIDWQSIPTNKKYLKILFRILNTVKIPMPALSFQKGGIKLYGWQ; from the coding sequence ATGCTCACGTGTTCAATAAATAGGTACCGTTTTGTTTTACTAATTCCTGTAATTATAATCTTTACAGGTTTTGGTTTGCTTGCCCAAAATGACAGAGATTCCGTCAATGCTCAACCACGCATTAAAACCTGGCAATTACTGGCCGCTGAAGGTGCAATCTATACAGGGAGCATGCTTGTTTTGAGTCAGGCATGGTACAAAGACTATCCACGCTCTTCCTTCCATTGGTTTAATGATAACCGGGAATGGTTACAAATGGATAAAATCGGACATGCTTATGCAGGTTACCAAATCGCTTACCAAAATGCATATTTGCTCAGAAAAACAGGGCTCAGCAGAAAAAAAGCATTGCTATTAAGTTCAGGTATGGCCTTCGCAGCCATGTCGAGCATTGAGCTTTTCGATGGTTACTCTTCCGAATGGGGCGCCTCTTCGGGCGATATAATTGCCAACTCTGCCGGGGTAGTACTTTTTGGAGTTCAGGAATTATTATGGGAATCTCAAATTATAAGAATGAAATATGGGTATCGCGCTTCACCCTATGCCTCAAAAAAGCCCGAAATACTTGGCGAAAACATGGCCCTCAGGCTTATTAAAGATTATAATGCACAATCTTATTGGTTAAGCTTCAGTATCAACAAAGTCACCGGACTCGAAAAAATACCTCCCTGGGTAGCATTTGCCGCTGGTTACAGTGCAGGTGGCATGGTTGGAGGCAAAGAAAACACTGAACCATTCCAAAACATTACCCGTTACAGGCAATTTTTATTATCGCCAGACATCGATTGGCAAAGCATCCCTACCAATAAAAAGTACCTTAAAATTCTATTTCGCATACTCAATACAGTTAAAATCCCCATGCCTGCATTAAGCTTTCAAAAAGGCGGTATAAAATTATACGGCTGGCAATAA
- a CDS encoding response regulator: MEQLPWQDIDWKGRKILLAEDEEVNLIFFEELLEDTGVELVITADGQATVDAAAEHEDIDLILMDVKMPVMSGLDATRKIKASKPELPIIAQTAYAMEDEKQHCLDAGCDDYIAKPIDPNDLFTLLKKYMNK, from the coding sequence ATGGAACAATTACCCTGGCAGGACATTGACTGGAAAGGTCGGAAAATTTTATTGGCTGAAGATGAAGAAGTTAATTTAATATTCTTTGAGGAGCTATTAGAAGATACCGGTGTAGAGCTGGTCATAACAGCTGATGGTCAGGCAACAGTTGATGCAGCAGCCGAACACGAAGATATTGATCTGATATTAATGGACGTGAAAATGCCTGTCATGAGTGGGCTGGATGCCACCAGAAAAATAAAGGCATCGAAGCCCGAATTGCCTATAATTGCGCAGACTGCATATGCAATGGAAGATGAGAAGCAGCATTGCCTTGACGCCGGTTGCGACGATTATATTGCCAAACCAATAGATCCTAACGATCTGTTTACATTATTGAAAAAATACATGAATAAATAA
- a CDS encoding GAF domain-containing protein translates to MRRITIKSRLYATAIGIFIILIAIGLIANYYIHNALANFDSMALIKDVNYSELQLRKLEKDFINLETKNPDFYKNQRSKYQDGFAKLIEGVDSTLNILKTERIIEENELNLELTKLQNLFDAYHKKFSSLTEIILDKGFKDYGLIGQMRDKIHAVEELTEQYPSHPGFKVSMLMLRRNEKDYLLRKDLKYLDKFSNNLEIFKNQISTSGIQGKEQFTELLNEYYVLFEQVIQRDVKIGLTEEMGLIHALNKSSKEIENNISSIQQTISEKARAEVNQAISSLFVVSIILTIVIISILFSVTRRILNSIKRLRKFILRLGHGELPDNLVIKKDDEIGDMIKSINSLLENLRNTRQFALEVGKGNLKEKINVFGNKGDLGGALVEMRQQLLKLAEERAKNEEEDRRRNWVNEGVARFSDIMRNHDTNLQQMGYQVLSELISYIDANQGALFVIQNDNQKEAYLEKIAAVAYGRQKIAGEKEEIGKSIVGRVVFEKKPILMTKIPNDYIKITSGLGYATPRTLFIAPIIKDEEALGAIELATFNEIPEYIQDFIARVCDNLGTTISAIKINDRTQKLLHQAQEQADEIASQEEELRQNMEEMQATQEEANRREESLRQELAAFHNTCAAIETDLQGNITKTNDLAQIMLKITEAHLKDQMLTSFVPDEKDKNRVNNMLRTTLSSLQSQAYAVLYIHGKNHPVHMTCAAVKSDDALQKVVILLHKASSQDLSNSENPEDHAFDPTNIQSYN, encoded by the coding sequence ATGCGCAGGATTACAATTAAATCAAGGCTTTATGCCACAGCTATAGGAATATTTATCATCTTAATTGCCATTGGATTAATCGCCAATTATTATATTCATAATGCCCTGGCCAACTTCGACTCTATGGCACTGATCAAAGACGTAAACTACAGCGAATTACAGTTACGTAAGTTGGAAAAAGACTTCATCAACCTGGAAACCAAAAATCCGGACTTTTATAAAAACCAACGCAGTAAGTACCAGGATGGATTTGCCAAACTGATTGAGGGAGTTGACAGCACATTAAACATCCTTAAGACAGAGCGTATAATAGAAGAAAATGAGTTGAACCTGGAGCTTACCAAACTCCAAAATCTTTTTGATGCATATCACAAAAAGTTTTCAAGCCTCACCGAGATTATTCTCGATAAGGGCTTTAAGGACTATGGCCTCATTGGACAAATGCGCGACAAAATACATGCTGTTGAAGAATTAACGGAGCAGTATCCTTCGCACCCCGGGTTTAAGGTATCCATGCTCATGTTGAGAAGAAATGAAAAAGATTATTTACTCAGAAAAGATCTAAAGTATTTGGACAAATTCAGCAACAATCTGGAGATCTTTAAAAACCAAATTTCAACTTCCGGTATTCAGGGAAAAGAGCAGTTCACTGAATTACTAAATGAATACTACGTCCTATTTGAGCAGGTAATACAAAGGGATGTAAAAATTGGTCTGACAGAAGAAATGGGCTTAATACACGCTCTAAATAAAAGCAGCAAAGAAATTGAAAACAATATTTCCAGTATCCAGCAAACCATAAGCGAAAAAGCCCGGGCTGAGGTCAATCAGGCCATTTCTTCCCTATTTGTGGTCAGTATAATATTGACAATAGTGATCATCTCAATACTCTTCAGCGTTACACGCCGAATTTTAAATTCAATTAAAAGGCTGCGTAAATTTATCTTACGCCTTGGACATGGAGAATTACCTGATAATTTGGTCATCAAAAAGGATGATGAGATTGGTGATATGATCAAATCAATCAACTCATTGCTTGAAAACCTCAGAAATACCCGCCAGTTTGCACTTGAAGTAGGTAAGGGCAATTTAAAGGAAAAAATCAATGTATTTGGCAACAAAGGTGATTTGGGTGGTGCACTGGTTGAAATGCGCCAGCAGCTTCTGAAGTTGGCCGAGGAAAGGGCAAAAAACGAGGAGGAAGATCGACGCAGAAACTGGGTTAATGAGGGTGTAGCCCGGTTCAGTGACATCATGCGCAACCACGATACCAATTTACAGCAAATGGGTTACCAGGTACTCAGCGAGTTGATTTCTTATATCGATGCCAACCAGGGAGCATTATTTGTGATTCAAAATGATAACCAGAAAGAGGCCTACCTGGAAAAAATAGCCGCAGTGGCTTATGGCCGACAAAAGATTGCCGGTGAAAAAGAGGAAATTGGCAAAAGCATTGTCGGCAGAGTTGTGTTTGAGAAAAAACCCATCCTGATGACCAAAATACCGAATGATTATATTAAGATTACCTCAGGCCTGGGGTATGCCACACCACGCACGCTTTTTATCGCACCAATTATAAAAGATGAAGAAGCATTGGGAGCCATAGAACTGGCTACATTTAACGAAATACCAGAATACATACAGGATTTTATTGCCCGTGTGTGCGATAACCTGGGAACCACCATTTCTGCCATTAAAATTAATGACAGAACGCAAAAGCTACTGCATCAGGCCCAGGAGCAAGCTGATGAAATTGCTTCGCAAGAAGAAGAATTGCGTCAGAATATGGAAGAAATGCAGGCCACACAAGAAGAGGCTAACCGAAGAGAGGAATCACTAAGGCAGGAACTCGCAGCCTTCCACAATACTTGTGCTGCCATTGAAACAGATTTACAGGGCAACATAACTAAAACCAACGATCTGGCCCAAATCATGCTCAAAATAACCGAAGCTCATTTGAAGGATCAAATGCTAACCAGCTTTGTGCCCGATGAGAAGGACAAAAACAGGGTCAACAATATGCTCAGAACAACGCTGAGCAGCTTGCAAAGCCAAGCATATGCTGTATTGTACATTCACGGTAAAAATCATCCTGTACACATGACATGTGCTGCTGTAAAATCTGATGACGCCTTGCAAAAAGTAGTTATTTTGTTGCACAAAGCCAGTAGCCAGGATTTATCAAATTCTGAGAATCCAGAGGATCATGCTTTTGATCCAACAAACATACAGTCCTACAATTAA